Proteins from a single region of Flavobacterium sp. K5-23:
- a CDS encoding ABC transporter ATP-binding protein, protein MIHAKNIHKYYDKLHVLKGVDLHIQKGEIVSIVGASGAGKTTLLQILGTLDKPSLFVEEQKSNNQIEKSLVINGEDILNMNDKTLSKFRNLNLGFIFQFHQLLPEFTALENVCIPAYIANKSKQETETEAKKLLDYLGLSHRINHKPNELSGGEQQRVAVARALINKPAIIFADEPSGNLDTQSAENLHQLFFKLRDELGQTFVIVTHNEELANMADRKLVMVDGQISGQ, encoded by the coding sequence ATGATACACGCAAAAAACATCCATAAATACTATGACAAACTTCACGTTTTAAAAGGGGTTGATCTTCATATACAAAAAGGCGAAATTGTTTCCATTGTAGGGGCTTCAGGTGCAGGGAAAACGACACTATTACAGATATTAGGAACTTTAGACAAACCCAGTCTTTTTGTCGAAGAACAAAAAAGCAACAATCAAATTGAGAAATCTCTAGTTATTAATGGAGAGGATATTCTAAATATGAATGACAAGACATTGTCTAAGTTTAGAAACCTCAATTTGGGTTTCATCTTTCAGTTTCATCAGTTACTACCTGAATTCACCGCCTTAGAAAATGTTTGCATTCCAGCATATATTGCTAACAAATCCAAACAAGAAACTGAAACTGAGGCAAAGAAATTACTGGATTACCTAGGACTTTCTCATAGAATTAACCATAAACCAAATGAACTTTCAGGAGGTGAGCAACAACGTGTTGCAGTTGCAAGAGCTTTAATTAATAAACCCGCAATCATTTTTGCCGATGAACCATCAGGAAATTTAGACACACAATCAGCAGAAAACTTACATCAATTATTTTTTAAATTGCGTGATGAATTAGGACAAACATTTGTAATCGTAACCCATAATGAAGAATTAGCCAACATGGCTGACAGAAAACTGGTTATGGTTGATGGACAAATTAGTGGTCAGTAA
- a CDS encoding acyl-CoA reductase, giving the protein MTLEVKKNIFIELGHFLNQFNSNETVRNENVLHNNMFFYEFNKLIKLSQSHNGWYTPEQVYFSIQSWAKALTEENLNQWLSAYTIDIVESKNIALILAGNIPLVGFHDFLSVLISGHNVLVKTSSNDQHLLPFLAKYLISIEPKFADKITFVEGKLENFDAVIATGSNNTARYFEYYFKDKPSIIRKNRNSVAVLNGNESKEQIIALGEDIFRYFGLGCRNVSKLFVPKGYSFEVFFEAIFEYQDVIHYEKYANNYDYNKAVFLMSNFKLRDNGFLTLKEDKSYASPISSVFYETYENLNEIEQRLQTDKDQIQCIVSNALIENSIPFGETQKPNLWDYADNIDTISFLLKI; this is encoded by the coding sequence ATGACATTAGAAGTTAAAAAAAACATTTTCATTGAATTAGGTCACTTTTTAAATCAATTCAATAGTAATGAAACCGTTAGAAACGAAAATGTACTACATAATAATATGTTTTTTTATGAATTTAACAAATTAATAAAATTATCACAATCCCATAACGGTTGGTATACTCCGGAACAAGTTTATTTTTCTATTCAATCTTGGGCTAAAGCACTTACTGAAGAAAATTTAAATCAATGGCTTTCCGCCTATACAATTGATATAGTTGAATCTAAAAATATCGCTTTGATATTGGCTGGAAATATTCCACTTGTTGGGTTTCACGATTTTTTATCGGTTTTAATTTCAGGGCATAATGTTCTGGTTAAAACTTCCTCTAATGACCAACATCTACTTCCGTTTTTAGCTAAATACCTTATTTCAATAGAGCCTAAATTTGCTGACAAAATTACGTTTGTAGAAGGTAAATTAGAAAATTTTGATGCCGTTATTGCAACAGGAAGCAATAATACGGCTCGCTATTTTGAATACTATTTCAAAGACAAACCTTCGATTATTAGAAAAAACAGAAACTCAGTTGCTGTTTTAAACGGCAATGAATCTAAAGAACAGATAATTGCTCTGGGAGAAGACATATTTAGGTATTTTGGTTTAGGATGCCGTAATGTATCTAAGCTTTTTGTCCCAAAGGGCTACTCATTTGAAGTCTTTTTTGAAGCTATTTTCGAATACCAAGATGTGATTCATTACGAGAAATACGCTAATAATTACGATTATAATAAAGCAGTATTTTTAATGAGTAATTTCAAGTTAAGAGACAATGGATTCTTGACTTTAAAAGAAGATAAAAGCTACGCCTCCCCTATTTCGAGTGTTTTTTATGAAACTTATGAAAACCTCAACGAAATAGAGCAACGCTTGCAAACAGATAAAGACCAAATTCAGTGCATCGTTAGTAATGCATTAATCGAAAACAGTATCCCTTTTGGAGAAACACAAAAACCCAATTTATGGGATTATGCTGATAACATAGATACGATATCGTTTTTGTTGAAAATATAA
- a CDS encoding HEAT repeat domain-containing protein, translating to MESYQYIIEFITQYPPIIYWAWILSGVFILIITFLIIYLKYLRNRLRSKERIQKTYQKKYESELITYLYSGNEEEEISIEQQNIINYFKKHSNSGLKRKIIIATLLKLKNDISGEMADSIQNLYYQTELVNYPTGKLKSKSWDIIAKSIRELTQFQIKESYDAVTHHVNHPKREVRKEVQMYLVNLFYFKGLDFLNVLKSHLTEWDQIQLLEILQKFDNQHIPNINDWLKSSNDSVVVFTLKLAKIYNQFEAKDELLLLLDHQNKSIRVDAINVLAHLNAVEAIPIIKKEFSNRSLEEQIAFFNMLQNMNDISDIPFILDYLNKDNFEIRISAIKILKELNFDNFNTFKMMPTDPKIDENVKFIETA from the coding sequence ATGGAATCATATCAATACATCATTGAATTTATCACTCAGTATCCGCCAATTATCTATTGGGCTTGGATTTTAAGTGGAGTCTTTATTTTGATAATAACTTTTTTAATTATTTATCTTAAATATTTGAGAAATCGATTAAGATCTAAAGAAAGAATCCAAAAAACTTATCAAAAAAAATATGAGTCGGAATTAATTACTTATTTGTATTCAGGAAACGAAGAGGAAGAAATAAGTATTGAGCAACAAAATATTATTAATTACTTTAAAAAACACTCCAATAGTGGATTAAAAAGGAAAATAATAATCGCTACATTACTGAAATTAAAAAATGATATTTCTGGGGAAATGGCAGATTCTATACAAAATCTCTATTATCAAACTGAACTTGTTAATTACCCTACAGGTAAACTGAAAAGCAAAAGCTGGGATATAATTGCAAAAAGTATACGAGAACTTACACAATTTCAAATAAAAGAATCATACGATGCTGTTACACATCACGTTAACCACCCTAAAAGAGAAGTTCGTAAAGAAGTCCAAATGTATTTGGTGAATTTATTTTATTTTAAAGGACTTGACTTTCTAAATGTTTTGAAATCTCATTTAACGGAATGGGATCAAATTCAATTATTAGAAATACTTCAGAAATTTGATAATCAACATATCCCTAATATTAATGATTGGCTTAAATCATCTAATGATTCGGTAGTAGTTTTTACATTAAAATTAGCTAAAATTTACAATCAGTTTGAGGCTAAAGACGAGCTCCTACTATTATTAGATCATCAAAATAAATCTATAAGAGTCGATGCAATTAATGTCCTTGCTCATTTAAATGCTGTAGAAGCTATTCCAATAATAAAAAAAGAATTTTCAAATAGGAGTTTAGAAGAGCAAATAGCTTTTTTTAATATGCTACAAAATATGAATGACATTAGTGATATTCCATTTATTTTGGATTATTTGAATAAGGATAATTTTGAGATAAGGATATCTGCAATAAAAATATTGAAAGAACTTAATTTTGACAATTTCAATACTTTCAAAATGATGCCTACGGATCCTAAAATAGATGAAAATGTTAAATTCATTGAAACTGCATAG
- a CDS encoding class I SAM-dependent methyltransferase, with product MATLYDGKMAAIYDAMYQTFIDYDEEFEFYNGLIQENNCKTLLEIGSGTGNLAKRFGKTNLEYTGLDYSLSMINIAKKRNKTSNFIHGDMREFQLKKPVDAIIITGRSSSYLISNEDVNECFDTVYNNLSIDGVLIFDFIDANRFIPFIIENQVITHQAQHEGINYLRESHWETTTLDNFMLEWTAQYYTLKNGEKKIKAEDFSTVRVFTLNEMQLFLFLNGFEIIKTIDRKTYAFDTYVIVAKKKPQKQKTL from the coding sequence ATGGCAACTCTATATGATGGTAAAATGGCTGCTATTTATGATGCTATGTACCAGACTTTTATTGATTATGATGAAGAATTTGAGTTCTACAACGGACTTATCCAGGAAAACAATTGCAAAACGCTACTTGAAATAGGTAGTGGAACTGGAAATTTAGCCAAACGCTTTGGAAAAACAAATCTGGAATATACTGGCTTAGACTATAGTCTAAGCATGATAAACATTGCTAAAAAGCGAAACAAAACCTCCAATTTCATCCATGGAGATATGCGGGAATTTCAGCTTAAAAAGCCGGTAGATGCTATTATTATCACGGGGCGCTCCAGTAGTTATTTAATATCAAATGAGGATGTGAATGAATGTTTCGATACAGTTTACAACAATCTTTCAATCGATGGCGTATTGATATTTGATTTTATAGATGCCAATAGATTTATTCCCTTTATAATAGAAAATCAAGTAATCACCCATCAAGCCCAACACGAGGGAATCAATTATTTAAGAGAAAGTCATTGGGAAACAACCACATTAGATAATTTTATGCTTGAATGGACCGCTCAATATTACACTTTAAAGAATGGCGAAAAAAAGATAAAAGCCGAAGACTTCTCTACGGTAAGAGTTTTTACCCTAAACGAAATGCAACTTTTTTTATTTTTAAATGGTTTCGAAATCATAAAAACCATTGACAGAAAAACGTATGCTTTTGACACCTATGTTATAGTTGCAAAAAAGAAACCCCAAAAACAAAAAACATTGTAA
- a CDS encoding TIGR02757 family protein has translation MNHSELKDFLDSKVIQYNTLDFIESDPVQIPHLFSLKEDVEIAGFLSATIAWGNRKMIIKNAHKMMDLMGNAPYDFVMSHTESDLERLESFVHRTFNGQDFASFIRSLQHIYQNHNGMEAVFLKNQESHSMQKSISEFKKIFFEIPHSYRTQKHISDPLNGSAAKRINMYLRWMCRQDNKGVDLGIWKSISPASLSCPLDVHSGNVARKLGLLIRKQNDSKALSELDKNLRQLDKNDPVKYDFALFGLGVFESF, from the coding sequence ATGAACCATTCCGAACTCAAAGATTTCCTCGACTCAAAAGTAATACAATACAATACACTTGATTTCATTGAAAGTGACCCTGTACAAATTCCGCATTTATTTTCCCTAAAAGAAGATGTGGAGATAGCCGGTTTTTTGAGTGCCACTATTGCTTGGGGTAATCGCAAAATGATTATCAAAAACGCACACAAAATGATGGATCTAATGGGTAATGCTCCATATGATTTTGTGATGTCGCATACTGAATCCGATTTGGAGCGATTGGAATCCTTTGTTCACAGAACCTTTAACGGTCAGGATTTCGCAAGTTTTATCAGAAGCCTACAACACATTTACCAAAACCATAACGGTATGGAAGCCGTTTTTCTAAAAAACCAAGAATCACATTCGATGCAAAAAAGCATCTCTGAATTTAAAAAAATATTTTTTGAAATTCCGCATTCTTATCGCACTCAAAAACATATTTCAGACCCTTTAAATGGATCCGCAGCAAAGAGGATCAACATGTACCTAAGATGGATGTGCCGTCAGGATAACAAAGGAGTAGATTTAGGAATTTGGAAAAGCATTTCACCCGCTTCTTTATCCTGCCCATTAGATGTGCATTCAGGAAATGTAGCTCGTAAACTTGGACTGCTTATTCGAAAACAAAATGATAGCAAAGCACTTTCTGAACTTGACAAAAACTTAAGACAACTAGATAAAAATGACCCTGTTAAGTATGATTTTGCACTTTTTGGATTAGGTGTATTTGAAAGTTTTTGA
- a CDS encoding DUF6787 family protein, with protein MKELKKRWGIESNFQLTIIFIVFAITGSASAWLSKPFCYWLGISKEDLGLWFTPIRLILIFPLYQVLLVLIGFLFGQFKFFWGFEKKMLKRMGLGFLFKK; from the coding sequence ATGAAGGAACTAAAAAAACGTTGGGGAATAGAATCCAATTTTCAACTCACAATCATATTTATCGTTTTTGCAATCACGGGATCAGCATCTGCTTGGCTGTCAAAACCTTTTTGTTATTGGTTAGGCATTTCAAAAGAAGATTTAGGCCTTTGGTTTACCCCTATTCGCCTAATCTTGATTTTCCCTCTTTACCAAGTCCTTCTTGTATTAATAGGTTTTCTTTTCGGTCAATTTAAATTCTTTTGGGGTTTCGAAAAAAAAATGCTTAAACGAATGGGTTTAGGTTTTTTGTTCAAAAAATAA
- a CDS encoding 4Fe-4S dicluster domain-containing protein, translating to MAIIITDECINCGACEPECPNTAIYEGADDWRYKDGTKLSGKVILPDGTEVDAEDAQTPISDDIYYIVPGKCTECKGFHDEPQCAAVCPVDCCIPDDSHVESEETLLNRQAFLHNE from the coding sequence ATGGCAATAATAATAACAGACGAATGTATCAACTGTGGTGCATGTGAACCAGAATGTCCAAATACAGCAATATATGAAGGCGCTGACGATTGGAGATATAAAGACGGAACAAAACTAAGTGGGAAGGTAATTTTGCCTGATGGAACTGAAGTTGATGCTGAAGATGCTCAAACACCTATTTCTGACGATATATATTACATCGTTCCAGGAAAGTGTACGGAATGTAAAGGATTTCATGATGAACCTCAATGTGCTGCCGTATGTCCAGTGGATTGTTGTATTCCAGATGATAGTCATGTTGAGAGCGAAGAAACGTTATTGAACAGACAGGCTTTTTTACATAACGAATAG
- a CDS encoding response regulator transcription factor has protein sequence MTDSKKIILAEDNSILSLLLKFRLEKEGYQLFIAYDGKEAVNLIEQHKPQLILTDVMMPFISGLEVISHVRNKLVEQTPIIVFSSAGQEEMVINAFNLGATDFMSKPFSPNELVIRIKRLLR, from the coding sequence ATGACTGATTCTAAAAAAATTATTTTAGCGGAAGACAATTCAATCCTTTCTTTATTATTGAAATTTAGATTGGAAAAAGAAGGGTACCAGCTTTTTATAGCATATGATGGTAAAGAGGCTGTTAATTTAATAGAACAACATAAGCCTCAGTTGATTCTAACCGATGTAATGATGCCATTTATTAGCGGATTAGAAGTAATTAGTCATGTAAGAAATAAATTAGTAGAGCAAACTCCTATTATTGTTTTCTCATCAGCTGGTCAAGAAGAAATGGTGATAAACGCATTTAATCTAGGAGCCACTGATTTTATGAGTAAACCATTTAGTCCTAATGAATTAGTAATTAGAATAAAAAGATTGTTGCGTTAG
- the serC gene encoding 3-phosphoserine/phosphohydroxythreonine transaminase, whose amino-acid sequence MKKHNYSAGPCILPQEVFEKSAQAILNFNDSGLSLLEISHRSKDFVAVMEEARSLVIELLGLEGKGYSAIFLGGGASLEFLMVPYNLMKEGGKAAYLDTGTWANGAIKEAKYFGETVVVASSKEENYNYIPKGYTVPADADYFHCTSNNTIFGTQIKEFPTLDIPLVCDMSSDIFSRQMDFSKFDLIYAGAQKNMGPAGATLVVIKDEILGKTGRNIPSMLDYTKHIKAESMYNTPPVFPIYASLLTLKWLKKLGGIAAIEKINDAKATLLYTEIDRNPLFKGAAAVEDRSNMNATFLLNDLQHTDTFNAMLKEAGISGLPGHRSVGGFRASMYNALPLESVQVLVDVMQALEKAI is encoded by the coding sequence ATGAAAAAACACAACTACAGCGCTGGACCATGCATTTTACCTCAAGAAGTTTTTGAAAAATCAGCTCAGGCTATTTTAAATTTCAACGATTCCGGTTTGTCCCTTTTAGAAATTTCGCACAGAAGCAAAGATTTTGTTGCTGTAATGGAAGAAGCAAGATCACTTGTAATTGAATTATTGGGTCTTGAAGGCAAAGGATATAGCGCCATTTTTCTTGGAGGAGGTGCAAGCTTAGAATTTTTGATGGTGCCTTATAATTTAATGAAAGAAGGCGGAAAAGCGGCTTATTTAGATACTGGAACTTGGGCAAACGGAGCGATAAAAGAGGCCAAATATTTTGGAGAAACGGTTGTTGTCGCTTCTTCTAAAGAAGAAAACTATAACTATATCCCTAAAGGCTATACTGTTCCTGCTGATGCTGATTATTTTCACTGTACGAGTAACAATACCATTTTTGGTACACAAATAAAGGAATTCCCAACGCTTGATATACCTCTTGTGTGTGATATGAGTTCGGATATTTTTTCACGTCAAATGGATTTTTCAAAATTTGATTTGATTTATGCTGGAGCACAAAAAAATATGGGTCCGGCTGGAGCAACATTGGTTGTTATAAAAGATGAAATTCTTGGCAAAACCGGAAGAAACATTCCAAGTATGTTAGACTACACTAAACATATTAAAGCAGAAAGTATGTACAATACGCCTCCTGTTTTCCCTATATATGCATCATTACTGACGTTGAAGTGGTTGAAAAAACTGGGCGGAATTGCTGCTATCGAAAAAATAAACGATGCAAAAGCGACTTTACTTTATACTGAAATAGATAGAAATCCATTATTCAAAGGAGCAGCGGCTGTTGAAGACCGTTCGAATATGAATGCCACTTTCTTATTGAATGATCTACAACACACTGATACTTTTAACGCAATGTTAAAAGAGGCAGGAATCTCTGGATTACCAGGACATCGTTCAGTAGGCGGCTTTAGAGCATCGATGTATAATGCACTTCCTCTAGAAAGCGTTCAGGTCTTAGTCGATGTAATGCAAGCTTTAGAAAAAGCAATTTAA
- a CDS encoding glycosyltransferase — protein MNTSTFQLIIEIIQYLFFGFAFSAILSYIVLAIISAIETVEYMKKNSFVNYTEILSSTISPSISIIAPAYNESLNITENVRSLLSSHYVNYDVIIVNDGSKDDSLEKLIKAYDLVKVDMLINNQIPTKPLRAGVFKSTNPAFEKLMVVDKENGGKADALNTGLNISTNKYVACIDVDCLLLEDALQKMIKPFLEATDYKVIAAGGVIRIANSCVIKDGKLIEVNLPKKMLERGQILEYLRAFLLGRMAWSKLNGLLVISGAFGLFDKKTAIEVGGYDTKTVGEDMEIIVRMRRYMEEKKEKYKVAYIPDPLCWTEAPDNYKIFISQRNRWTRGTIETLRKHRKIAFNPNYKSLGVLSYPYWLIYERLAPVIEVIGIFYFLFLIIMKEVRWDYALTFIVLAYLFTVFFSIVTIISEELTYHQYKKKGIGIKLIGIALMEPIVCHPFILYSAIKGNFDYYFNTKIKWGEMTRKGMTGTKTT, from the coding sequence ATGAATACTAGCACCTTCCAATTAATAATTGAAATAATACAATATTTGTTTTTTGGTTTTGCCTTTTCTGCAATACTATCTTATATAGTATTAGCAATTATTTCTGCAATAGAAACTGTTGAGTATATGAAAAAAAACAGCTTTGTAAATTATACAGAGATTTTATCATCTACAATCTCACCATCTATTTCAATTATTGCACCCGCATATAATGAAAGTTTAAATATTACTGAAAACGTAAGGTCTCTATTGTCTAGCCATTATGTAAATTATGACGTAATTATAGTAAACGATGGAAGTAAGGATGATAGTTTAGAAAAACTTATAAAAGCATACGATTTAGTTAAAGTAGATATGCTTATCAATAATCAAATTCCAACAAAACCACTTAGAGCGGGTGTATTTAAGTCTACAAATCCTGCTTTTGAAAAATTAATGGTAGTGGATAAAGAAAATGGAGGAAAGGCTGACGCTTTAAATACTGGTCTAAATATCAGTACTAACAAATATGTCGCCTGTATAGACGTCGATTGTTTGTTACTGGAAGATGCTTTACAAAAAATGATAAAACCTTTTTTAGAAGCGACTGATTATAAAGTAATTGCTGCTGGAGGGGTAATTAGAATCGCAAATTCATGTGTTATCAAGGACGGTAAATTAATTGAAGTGAATTTACCTAAAAAAATGCTTGAAAGAGGTCAGATTTTAGAATACCTAAGAGCTTTCTTACTGGGAAGAATGGCTTGGAGTAAGCTAAACGGTTTATTAGTTATTTCAGGCGCTTTCGGTCTTTTCGATAAAAAAACAGCAATTGAAGTTGGTGGATACGACACCAAAACTGTAGGTGAGGATATGGAAATCATTGTTAGAATGAGACGTTATATGGAAGAGAAAAAGGAAAAATACAAGGTGGCTTATATTCCTGATCCATTATGCTGGACTGAAGCACCAGATAATTACAAAATCTTTATTTCTCAAAGAAACAGATGGACTAGAGGAACAATCGAAACATTAAGAAAACATAGAAAAATTGCCTTTAATCCAAATTATAAATCACTCGGTGTTTTAAGTTATCCTTATTGGTTAATCTATGAAAGATTAGCACCGGTAATTGAAGTGATTGGAATTTTTTACTTTTTATTTCTTATAATTATGAAAGAAGTAAGATGGGATTATGCATTAACATTTATTGTATTAGCTTATCTATTTACTGTCTTTTTTTCCATAGTTACAATTATATCAGAAGAACTTACCTATCACCAATACAAGAAAAAAGGAATCGGCATTAAGTTAATAGGAATTGCTTTAATGGAACCTATTGTCTGCCATCCTTTTATTCTTTATTCAGCTATTAAAGGTAATTTTGATTACTATTTTAATACTAAAATAAAATGGGGTGAGATGACACGAAAAGGAATGACAGGTACTAAAACAACTTAG
- a CDS encoding D-2-hydroxyacid dehydrogenase, protein MKVLANDGISKSGILALEKAGFEVITTKVAQEQVANFVNKNDISVILVRSATKVRAAMIDACPGLKIIGRGGVGMDNIDVDYAKSKGIHVINTPDASSESVAELVFAHLFSGVRFLHDSNRNMPLEGDTSFESLKKAYSNGIELRGKTLGIIGIGRIGQATAKIAHGLGMKVIVTDPLIEKVAVTVSFFDGQSITTTLISQSLESLLKESDFITVHIPDQENYLIGENEFNLMKDGVGIVNCARGGVIDEVALVKALDDGKVLFAGLDVYEKEPTPEIIILMNPKISLTPHIGAATLEAQDRIGTELAQQIIGLIG, encoded by the coding sequence ATGAAGGTATTAGCCAATGACGGAATTTCTAAAAGCGGAATTCTAGCATTAGAAAAAGCAGGTTTTGAAGTCATCACTACAAAAGTAGCACAAGAACAAGTGGCCAATTTTGTAAATAAAAACGACATCAGCGTTATTTTAGTGCGAAGTGCAACTAAAGTACGCGCCGCTATGATTGATGCTTGCCCAGGTCTAAAAATCATTGGACGTGGTGGTGTAGGAATGGATAATATTGATGTTGACTATGCAAAAAGCAAAGGAATACACGTTATAAATACGCCTGACGCATCATCAGAATCAGTTGCTGAACTGGTGTTTGCCCACTTATTTTCGGGTGTTCGTTTTCTACACGATTCCAATAGAAATATGCCTCTTGAAGGAGACACTAGTTTTGAAAGTTTGAAAAAAGCCTATTCAAACGGTATTGAATTGCGTGGCAAAACACTGGGGATAATAGGAATAGGACGCATTGGTCAAGCAACGGCAAAAATTGCTCATGGATTAGGGATGAAAGTTATTGTAACTGATCCTTTAATCGAAAAAGTGGCTGTAACAGTTTCCTTTTTTGACGGTCAATCAATTACGACAACACTTATTTCTCAGTCTCTGGAGTCATTGCTAAAAGAATCTGATTTCATAACAGTACATATTCCTGATCAGGAAAATTATCTAATAGGTGAGAATGAATTTAACTTGATGAAAGATGGTGTTGGGATCGTAAATTGTGCTCGAGGTGGTGTGATTGATGAAGTTGCATTAGTAAAAGCACTGGATGATGGAAAAGTTTTATTTGCTGGATTAGACGTTTATGAGAAAGAACCAACACCAGAAATTATCATCCTTATGAACCCCAAAATTTCATTGACACCTCATATTGGAGCTGCAACTTTAGAAGCACAAGACAGGATTGGAACCGAATTAGCGCAACAAATAATTGGACTAATAGGCTAA
- a CDS encoding DUF6146 family protein, producing MKNSAFILLLLIGVFFSCTNSKSIVSNSEKPTTIQNDTIRIANDELEYEVIIIDPGFSTWLSSRSYPRGYHTQSYLENKNRVWVSEWNRRVLQPQLYNSSLYEMTINYDSFVDYGYEVNYLIYNYMIYFQNTFKQKLFGYVPIR from the coding sequence ATGAAAAATAGTGCTTTCATACTTCTACTACTCATAGGTGTTTTTTTTAGTTGTACTAATTCAAAATCTATTGTTTCCAATTCCGAAAAACCAACTACCATTCAAAACGATACGATTAGAATTGCCAATGACGAACTTGAATACGAAGTCATCATTATCGATCCCGGTTTTAGCACTTGGCTTAGTTCAAGGTCGTATCCACGAGGGTATCACACACAAAGCTATCTGGAAAATAAAAACCGAGTGTGGGTAAGCGAATGGAACAGGCGTGTTTTACAGCCTCAGTTATACAATTCTAGCCTATATGAAATGACAATCAATTATGATTCTTTTGTAGACTATGGATATGAGGTGAATTATTTGATATACAACTATATGATATATTTTCAAAACACCTTCAAACAAAAACTTTTTGGTTACGTTCCTATAAGATAA
- the msrA gene encoding peptide-methionine (S)-S-oxide reductase MsrA — protein MELEEGMEVATLAGGCFWCTEAVFLELKGVKSVISGYIGGNTLNPTYKDICNGDTGHAEAIQIEFDPEIISFGELLEIFFATHDPTTLNRQGNDLGTQYRSEIFYHNENQKNVSEQYINLLTKENTFSNPIVTKISPATVFYEAEDYHQNYYNQNSSQGYCSFMITPKIEKLKKVYKDKLKN, from the coding sequence ATGGAATTAGAAGAAGGAATGGAAGTTGCAACCCTAGCAGGAGGTTGTTTTTGGTGTACTGAAGCCGTATTCTTAGAATTAAAAGGAGTAAAAAGTGTTATTTCTGGTTATATTGGTGGGAATACATTGAATCCAACATACAAAGACATATGTAATGGAGATACTGGACATGCGGAAGCAATACAGATAGAGTTTGATCCTGAAATTATAAGTTTTGGGGAATTACTTGAAATATTTTTCGCAACGCATGACCCCACTACTTTGAATCGTCAAGGCAATGATCTTGGTACTCAATACCGTAGCGAAATATTTTATCATAATGAAAACCAAAAAAATGTTTCTGAGCAATATATAAATCTGTTGACTAAGGAAAACACTTTTAGTAACCCCATTGTAACTAAAATTTCTCCAGCAACAGTATTTTATGAGGCTGAGGATTATCATCAAAATTATTACAATCAAAATTCATCTCAGGGGTATTGCTCTTTTATGATTACTCCAAAAATTGAAAAACTAAAAAAAGTCTATAAAGACAAGCTCAAAAATTAA